AGTCGGAATGCCGATGCCGGTATCGGTGACCTCCACGCGCACCGTCTTCTGTTCCTTTTTGATCCGAGTAGTGATCCGACCGCCTTCGGGCGTATAGCTGATGGCATTATCCAAGAGCCGCCCGAACAGATCCCGGAACTTCTCCTGATCAACATTTACCGTGCTGATTTGGTCATCACTATACGTATGTTCATGCGTGATTTTTTTGAGTTCGAACTTTTGTTTATTGTTCGCGCAAACCGAACGTACCAGATCTTCAAGAATGATTTTTTCCGGCTCCAACCGCAGGCGTCCGGCTTCGATATCCATGACCAAAAGCAGGTCCGCGATGCGACCAACCGCTTCTTTATTGGCCTCAAGAGACATCCTCAAGATCTGCCGCTGGCTGCCGGTCAGCGGCCCCATTTTATCGGATAAAACCTGTTCCAGCCCCCAACGAACCGAGCTCAATGGCGTACGCATCTGCTGAGACACGACCTGCACGAATTTATTCTTGATAGTATCAAGTTCGTAGGCGTGCTCTTCAGCGACTTTGCGTTCGTGGATATTGCGAACCACGCCGATCGTGCCGGCTAATTTATTGTCGGAATTTTTATAATGCGAACCAGACGCCTCCACCCAGACGAATTGCCCATCCCGGCGTCTGAACCGCAAACTGAACGGTTTGAATACGCCGGTCTTCATGAACTCCGACCAATTAACCCGAGCCCGCTCCAGATCTTCCTCGAAGAAAAACTCCGCGGACACGAACTCCGTGAAGCTACGTCCGATCAGATCGCTTTCCTTATAACCATACATGCTGACCTGCGGACTGATATAAGTCAGGACGCCAGATGGATCGGCGGCATAAATGATATCCTGGGTGTTCTCAATGAAATTGCGGTATTTCTCCTCGCTGGCCCGCAAGGCGCTCTCCGCCTCAACCCGAGCCGTCACATCCTCGATGACGCCATCAAAATATTCTTTGTCGATCTCATTCTTTTTCAATACGGCAGTCACCGCGCCCCAGATCTTGCGACCCTTGAGCGTCTTGAGCCGGACAACCTCGCTCTTAACGAAACCGAGTTTCTTGATCTTTTCGCTGATCAAAAGACGATCGGCGGGGTCAACATAAAGATCGGAGACGCTGATCTTCAGCAACTCTTCTTTCGAATCGGCTTCGAACATCGCCACCATCGCCGGATTCACTTCGATGAAACTGCCTTTGGGTCCGGGCGTATTGCGATAAATGCAAACCGGCAAGCTATTGAACAATTCGACAAACCGCTGGCGCGCTTCAGTAAATTTGTGCTCAACCCGACGACGGTCAGTAATATCCTGGACGATCCCGGACAAGACGCTGATCTTGCCGGCGGCATCGCGGATAAATTCAAAAGCCTCGGCCCAAACCGTGAAAACAGCGCCGTCAGGATGAACGATGCGATACTCCATCGGCATCGGCTGCGCCTTCTCAATCACGGAACGATTGGCGACCTCAACCCGCATGCGATCGTCAGGATGGATAGCTGCGGTCATTACATCAGTCAACCGACCCGTAAATTTGGCTTTGTCGATGCCGAAAATCCGGTACATCTCGTCCGACCACTCAAGCTTATCGGCTTGGACATGCCAGCGCCAACTGCCGATCTTGGCGAACTTCTGAGCCTGGCGCAGGTCGGCTTCCGAACGACGAATCTGTTCATGCACCCTCTTAACTTCAGCCTCACTCTCCTGTTGATCGGTGACATCCTCGGCAATCGTCAGCAGCAGCCTTCGTTCGCCCACCGTAACCGGCTCGGTCGTGAGCCGACAAATGCGGCGACTGCCACCTTTCTGCCATATGACCGTATCCATGCCATGCGCACGGCCGGAAATACGCAGGGTCTCGACCACCCGCTGGCGATCTTCAGCGCTTACAATCCCTAATTTGACTTCCGTCTGGCCAAGAACCTCGTCACGGGAATACCCGGTGATGCGCGTAAAAGCCTCGTTGACCTCGATGAACTCACCCCCATCAACGGTCGCCAGCGTCATCATGAGCGGCGCGGTGTTGAACGCCTGCATGAACATCTTAGCCTGTTGCTCGCGTTCAGAAAGGTCGCGCAAAAATGCGTGACATCTGAACCGGCCATGCACCTCGAACGACGACAGCGTAACCTCGGCCAAAAAATCCTGGCCGCCCATCCGCCGATGCATCCACTCGAACCGAAAAAATTTAAGCTTCAAAGCGCGATCAACCGCTTCCCGCGCGGCCGTTTGCGAATCCTGTCCGCTGGGCTGCTGCAATGGCGAGATTTCGTCGGGGCGCCTGCCAATGATCTGCGTCCGTTCTGTCGTGCCGAACATCTTCAAGGTGGCATCATTGCAATCGACAATGGTCATGCCATCCAGAAGGATAAAAGCCTCCTGAGAACCCTCGAATACCTGGCGATAGGCCATTTCGCTCTCGCGCAAATCTTTTTCCACCTGGCGTTGCCGGATGATCTTGAACAAAGTAGCGGCTACCAGCTGGACCTGGGCAATATCGCGCTCGTTATACGGTTTCTGCTTGTTTCCGACCCCGAAAAGGATCCGAAAACTTTCATTCTCGAACGTCGGCACGCTCATGAGGCGCTTCAGTTCGACATGGCCGCTCGGGAACCCTTTGCGGTTGGGCGAAGCGGCGAAATCATTGTAGATTACCGGCTTCTTTTGCCGCATCGCGTCCATCCAGTTGCCGGCCGATTCGATCGGACGATGGCCGACATCAGGAGCCCGACAGCTCTTCAACGCCTCTTTATTCCAAGTATTCAGAATTATCTCCTTTTGGCCATCGATCACCAGATGGAAGAAACCGACAGCGCTGTCAGTCAGCCGTACCACGCGATCAAGAACGAACTCATAAAGTTCCTGATCCGACATCTTGGCCGCCCGGCCGTAAACATCGAGGAGGAAAGACTCCCGCTCCGCCTCCTTGATCAAAACAAGTTCAGCCGTCCGCTGCGCCGTGATATCCTGGATCATCGTCAGGAAATAAAGCGGCTGGCCGGAAGCGTCGCGAATAAGGTTGACGTGGGTTGAAGCCCAGATTTCCTGACCCGACTTGGTCAAATAACGTTTGACCGTGTTGTACTCCCGTAACGTCCCCTTGAGGAGATCGCCGATACCCTGGCGATTAGCGGCAATATGATCGGGATGCGTGATATCCGCGTACGTCAGTTTCAACAGTTCCGACTCGGAGCGGCCGACGATCTCGCAGAACTTCCGGTTGACGCGAATGAATTTAAAATCCAGTCCGGACAGCACGATACCGACAGTAGCCTCTTCGAAGATGCGGCGAAATCTCTCCTCGCTCGATCGCAGATTTTCCTCGATTCGCTGGCGTTCAGTGATGTCGCGCGGCACGAAACGAATCATCTTCCGACCGCATTCGTCGTAGACATTAGCATCGACTTCAACCGGAATAAGCTCTCCTTTGTGGGTCTTGAGGCTTCGAGCAGCCTGGTGCAATACTCCCTCGCGGATAAAATCGGCGAATTCCGCCTTATCAGCGAACAAGGTGCGGAGACAACACTGTTTGTCCCAAAGACTACGGCCCACGGCATCTTTTCGCTGGCAACCGGACATTTTTTCAAAACTGACGTTGATATCCTCAATCCGCGCCGTGTCTGCATCAACGATCGCGATGCCAGACTGAGCGGTATTAAAAACTAACCGATACCGATCAGCACACTCGGCCAACAAACCCGTAGCGGCGGATTGCGCATGATTGACCGCCGCTGTTGTCGTTTTATTTTCCGGGGCGCCGTTGCGCTTGAATAGGGACAACATATTTGGACTGTCTGACCGATCTTTATTTTATAATTATATCAATAAATCACCGCCTTGGACAGTTCAAAAACGGCGTTATTCGGACCAAATGCCGCACGCCGGCGGTCCGAGCGCCGAGCTCTCAATTCGGCGTAAAAAGGCGGCGGATCAGTCGGCGACCGCCGAGGTGTTGATTATTTCAGCGGCGCTTGCTAAGCTCGGCTGTTCTTTGAAAATCCAGCGACAGGAGCGTGCTCATGAACCGACAGCGGACTTATAAGCTCCAAAAAGACGGCCGCACGATCTCGAGCCGGCAACCGTGGCGCTACGCCGGCTGGAGGTTGGGCAAGATCTTCGGCCGGCTGGACTGCGCTTCAGGCCGACGGATGAAGCCGGAGAACCGCGTCTTTTTTCTCACTTGGGACGATGCTATCGCCGCCGGCTACCGGCCATGCAAGAACTGCCGGCCGACGCCGTCGGATCGTTACACAACCCCTAACCGAAAAACGAGGCCGCGATGACAAAAATGTTCAGTTTGCGTTTCGATCCCGATCTCTGGCAGCTCGAACAGCGACAACCAGTCAACACGCTGCAAATGTTCATCACGGCCGCCTGCGACCGCCGCTGTCCGGAATGTTTCTTCCGACAGCACTTCAACGCCGGAGCGATGACCCTGGATTTCTACCGCCGGACGGTCGAGCAATATCGCCCATCCATCGGCAAGGTCATCATCCTGGGCGGCGAACCGACGCTACATCGCGACCTGCCGGCCATGCTCGCATTCAACCGCGACCTCGGCCTGCCGACCACGCTCTACACCAACGGCCGACGGCTGATGGCGCTCGCGCCGAAAGATCTGGCCGGCGTTTCGGTCAGGCTGTCAGTCGACGGCCTGACCGGCGGACTCAAGCCGGCGCTGGCCCTGCCGAAACTCGGACCAGTGATCATGCCGGTCTTCATGACGAGCCGGAATAACACCGGCGACTTGCTGCCGTTCCTGGACCACGTCGAGCGCTCCCTCGGCTGCACCGAGGCGTTCATCTCGAGCATCCGTGACATCCAAGAAAGCAGCGATTTCTGGCTGGATACGTCGACGACCCTGCCTCTTCGCGATTATGCGGCGACCGTCCAACGGACGATCGACGCTTACCGCGGACGGCTGACCTTGCATATCTCCCGGCGCGGCGTGATCGCTGCCGGCGGCCCGCGCCGAACGGCCGAACCGCCTAACCGCTGCCGCTTCGGCAACGTCCTGCCCGACGGACGGCTCATCACTTGTCCGTTCGACATCTGCAAAAACCGCGTCACGGACGGTCTGCGCTTCGGCGAACAACGCTGCGAAAAGACGAGGGGCGGCGGCTGTCTGCTGCAGAAACTCGTCCTGCGACGAAAACCGACATGATCACAAACCCCGCCGGCGACTGCCGACGGGGATTTTTTTATTGACGGCCGAAATTCCCGGGCGCCGCCGCAAAGCGATGAAAGTTTTCTGGCGCGACGGATCCGCGTTCAAAACTTGATGTCGTTCGCGACGGTCGACGTCGCCTGGAAACCGCGGACATTCAGGAGCATGTCGCCGGGAAACTGGCTGGAGTGATACAAGCAGTAGGTCACGGACGTGCCCCACTTGGCGTTGAGCGCGTCCATGAGCGCCGTCATTTTCTTCAAATCAACCTCGGTGGCGTGAATGCCACCCAGGTCGAAGTCGAGTTCGTCGTCATCCTGGGCGATAAGCATGGCCGACAGCACGCCGTGAAGTTTGAAAGGGAATTTCAATCCTTCGACCACCTCTTTGACGAACGGCTCGTAACGGAAAGGCCGCTCGCGATCGAATTCCGGATGAAAAACCAACGCGATCGCCTGAGGTTTCACAGCCGGACGACTATTCTGCGGCGGAGCATAAAGATCGTCGCCGCGAACTTCGAGTTCAACCGTGCTGACGGCCTTTTTGGCCGGACCACTGATCGCTTCGCCAGTCTCCGCCTTGAATTCGGAGCCGTGCCAGGGACAAACGACGATCCCATCCTTGACCACGCCCTTGCACAACGGGCCGCCCAAGTGGGTACAAGCGTTATCGAGGGCGAAAAAACGATCGCCCGAACGCACGATGGATATTTTCCTGCCGCCGATCGCGGCGCAATACGACTTATCGGCGGCGATATCCTTGACCGCGGCCACGCGCACAGGCTCGCTGGCGGCGCAATCGCAACCTCCGCCCGGACAAA
The Patescibacteria group bacterium genome window above contains:
- a CDS encoding PAS domain S-box protein, with the protein product MLSLFKRNGAPENKTTTAAVNHAQSAATGLLAECADRYRLVFNTAQSGIAIVDADTARIEDINVSFEKMSGCQRKDAVGRSLWDKQCCLRTLFADKAEFADFIREGVLHQAARSLKTHKGELIPVEVDANVYDECGRKMIRFVPRDITERQRIEENLRSSEERFRRIFEEATVGIVLSGLDFKFIRVNRKFCEIVGRSESELLKLTYADITHPDHIAANRQGIGDLLKGTLREYNTVKRYLTKSGQEIWASTHVNLIRDASGQPLYFLTMIQDITAQRTAELVLIKEAERESFLLDVYGRAAKMSDQELYEFVLDRVVRLTDSAVGFFHLVIDGQKEIILNTWNKEALKSCRAPDVGHRPIESAGNWMDAMRQKKPVIYNDFAASPNRKGFPSGHVELKRLMSVPTFENESFRILFGVGNKQKPYNERDIAQVQLVAATLFKIIRQRQVEKDLRESEMAYRQVFEGSQEAFILLDGMTIVDCNDATLKMFGTTERTQIIGRRPDEISPLQQPSGQDSQTAAREAVDRALKLKFFRFEWMHRRMGGQDFLAEVTLSSFEVHGRFRCHAFLRDLSEREQQAKMFMQAFNTAPLMMTLATVDGGEFIEVNEAFTRITGYSRDEVLGQTEVKLGIVSAEDRQRVVETLRISGRAHGMDTVIWQKGGSRRICRLTTEPVTVGERRLLLTIAEDVTDQQESEAEVKRVHEQIRRSEADLRQAQKFAKIGSWRWHVQADKLEWSDEMYRIFGIDKAKFTGRLTDVMTAAIHPDDRMRVEVANRSVIEKAQPMPMEYRIVHPDGAVFTVWAEAFEFIRDAAGKISVLSGIVQDITDRRRVEHKFTEARQRFVELFNSLPVCIYRNTPGPKGSFIEVNPAMVAMFEADSKEELLKISVSDLYVDPADRLLISEKIKKLGFVKSEVVRLKTLKGRKIWGAVTAVLKKNEIDKEYFDGVIEDVTARVEAESALRASEEKYRNFIENTQDIIYAADPSGVLTYISPQVSMYGYKESDLIGRSFTEFVSAEFFFEEDLERARVNWSEFMKTGVFKPFSLRFRRRDGQFVWVEASGSHYKNSDNKLAGTIGVVRNIHERKVAEEHAYELDTIKNKFVQVVSQQMRTPLSSVRWGLEQVLSDKMGPLTGSQRQILRMSLEANKEAVGRIADLLLVMDIEAGRLRLEPEKIILEDLVRSVCANNKQKFELKKITHEHTYSDDQISTVNVDQEKFRDLFGRLLDNAISYTPEGGRITTRIKKEQKTVRVEVTDTGIGIPTGEQEQLFRRFHRFSNAAIIKPEGSGIGLHIAKSVIEAHGGKMGYESQEGKGSTFWFELPLAG
- a CDS encoding Rieske (2Fe-2S) protein, which gives rise to MVRNPLKKMFQAWVCPGGGCDCAASEPVRVAAVKDIAADKSYCAAIGGRKISIVRSGDRFFALDNACTHLGGPLCKGVVKDGIVVCPWHGSEFKAETGEAISGPAKKAVSTVELEVRGDDLYAPPQNSRPAVKPQAIALVFHPEFDRERPFRYEPFVKEVVEGLKFPFKLHGVLSAMLIAQDDDELDFDLGGIHATEVDLKKMTALMDALNAKWGTSVTYCLYHSSQFPGDMLLNVRGFQATSTVANDIKF
- a CDS encoding Ada metal-binding domain-containing protein, encoding MNRQRTYKLQKDGRTISSRQPWRYAGWRLGKIFGRLDCASGRRMKPENRVFFLTWDDAIAAGYRPCKNCRPTPSDRYTTPNRKTRPR
- a CDS encoding radical SAM protein — protein: MTKMFSLRFDPDLWQLEQRQPVNTLQMFITAACDRRCPECFFRQHFNAGAMTLDFYRRTVEQYRPSIGKVIILGGEPTLHRDLPAMLAFNRDLGLPTTLYTNGRRLMALAPKDLAGVSVRLSVDGLTGGLKPALALPKLGPVIMPVFMTSRNNTGDLLPFLDHVERSLGCTEAFISSIRDIQESSDFWLDTSTTLPLRDYAATVQRTIDAYRGRLTLHISRRGVIAAGGPRRTAEPPNRCRFGNVLPDGRLITCPFDICKNRVTDGLRFGEQRCEKTRGGGCLLQKLVLRRKPT